A window of the Planctomycetaceae bacterium genome harbors these coding sequences:
- a CDS encoding cyclopropane-fatty-acyl-phospholipid synthase family protein, producing MSLEQTSTLSISSSADSPSGSAERIFGHRSSRSRSILIRTLLSRLAGIKTGHLAIVHADTRYSFGDPTSSLQAVVHIHDERLFARSLLGGAVGASESYLQGHWDCDDLTSLFRILLRNEAVLHQLRVSRWSPLGLARKIGHFLNRNSRQGSQKNISAHYDLSNEFFQLFLDPTMLYSSALFTSPEMSLEEASVEKIDRICRKLDLKSNEHIVEIGTGWGAFAIHAATEYGCRVTTTTISKEQHRYAGQKIHELGLQNRIELLLSDYRDLKGQYDKLVSIEMIEAVGREYLPSYFQTCERLVKPGGAMMLQAIVMPEQRFDAYASSVDFIQKYIFPGGFLPSVTEMQKHVSQQTQFRMLDLFDMGFHYAETLRVWNNRFHQRLHEVKQLGFDERFIRMWRYYLTYCEAAFTERATGVAQILWAKPDAKLHAV from the coding sequence ATGTCTCTGGAGCAAACATCGACTTTGTCAATTTCCTCCTCTGCAGATTCGCCGTCAGGCAGCGCGGAACGGATCTTCGGGCATCGTTCCAGTCGTTCCCGATCGATACTGATTCGCACCCTGCTCAGCCGTCTTGCCGGTATCAAGACGGGCCATTTGGCCATTGTCCATGCCGACACGCGATACTCATTCGGAGATCCGACTTCTTCTCTGCAGGCTGTTGTTCATATTCACGATGAGCGTCTGTTTGCTCGCTCTTTACTGGGTGGCGCCGTTGGTGCTTCTGAATCCTATCTTCAGGGGCACTGGGACTGCGACGACCTCACCAGTCTGTTTCGCATTCTTCTTCGCAACGAAGCAGTGCTGCATCAACTGCGAGTCTCTCGCTGGTCGCCGCTCGGCTTAGCTCGAAAAATCGGACATTTCCTGAATCGAAATTCACGTCAGGGAAGTCAGAAAAACATCAGCGCGCACTACGATTTGAGCAACGAATTTTTTCAGCTGTTCCTCGATCCAACGATGTTATATTCCAGTGCGTTGTTCACGTCGCCGGAGATGTCGCTTGAAGAAGCTTCCGTTGAAAAAATTGACCGCATTTGCCGCAAGCTGGATCTGAAATCAAACGAACACATTGTTGAGATTGGAACTGGATGGGGAGCATTCGCCATTCATGCCGCCACAGAATATGGCTGCCGCGTCACCACGACCACCATCTCGAAAGAGCAGCATCGCTACGCTGGTCAGAAAATCCATGAACTCGGACTGCAAAACCGTATCGAACTGCTGCTCAGCGATTATCGTGATCTGAAGGGCCAGTACGATAAGCTGGTGTCCATCGAAATGATTGAGGCCGTCGGTCGCGAATACCTGCCGTCCTATTTTCAAACATGCGAGCGACTCGTAAAGCCGGGCGGAGCAATGATGCTGCAGGCGATTGTAATGCCGGAGCAGCGTTTTGACGCTTACGCCTCGTCGGTGGACTTCATCCAGAAGTATATTTTCCCGGGCGGCTTCCTGCCCTCGGTGACCGAAATGCAAAAACATGTGAGCCAGCAGACACAGTTCCGAATGCTGGACCTTTTCGATATGGGTTTTCACTACGCGGAAACGCTTCGCGTTTGGAACAACCGATTTCACCAGCGTCTGCATGAAGTAAAGCAGCTTGGGTTTGATGAACGTTTTATACGAATGTGGCGGTATTACCTGACCTATTGCGAGGCTGCGTTCACGGAACGAGCAACAGGAGTGGCACAGATTCTCTGGGCGAAGCCGGACGCAAAGCTGCACGCGGTTTAG
- a CDS encoding DUF1295 domain-containing protein, with amino-acid sequence MTSGLLATSLLAGTVVFTIAWVISLVRHRVDIIDSFWGLGFIAAVAVVRNPVWLDSSVFNFPAGVRTAADLLFVMLIVWALRLSIQLFWRWTLESREDHRYTAMRNRNPPRWKYTCLITVFWLQTSIMWVVSLPIQAAMLAGQHPADEAAASAPLSLAGHLLLVSGLLLSAGGVIFEGLADWQLFHFRRNPANVGRVLDTGLWRFSRHPNYFGEFTVWWGFFLLTQACGVSILAITSPILMSLFLLRISGVTLMEKDISQRRPEYQHYAAVTNTFFPGPRKKMDQAGDVGQSP; translated from the coding sequence ATGACATCTGGTCTGCTGGCGACATCTCTCTTAGCCGGAACTGTGGTCTTCACCATCGCGTGGGTCATTTCGCTGGTTAGGCATCGAGTCGATATTATTGACTCTTTCTGGGGCCTCGGATTTATCGCTGCAGTCGCAGTCGTTCGAAATCCAGTCTGGCTCGATTCATCTGTTTTCAATTTTCCTGCCGGTGTGAGGACAGCAGCCGATTTGCTGTTTGTGATGCTGATCGTTTGGGCGCTGCGTCTCAGCATCCAATTGTTCTGGCGATGGACGCTCGAATCGCGTGAAGATCACCGCTACACAGCGATGCGGAATCGCAATCCTCCACGGTGGAAATACACGTGTTTAATAACGGTCTTCTGGCTTCAGACCAGCATCATGTGGGTAGTCAGTCTACCGATTCAGGCGGCAATGCTTGCAGGCCAGCACCCAGCGGATGAAGCTGCAGCATCCGCGCCGCTGTCTTTGGCCGGGCATCTACTGCTGGTGTCGGGATTGCTGTTGAGCGCAGGTGGCGTGATATTTGAAGGTCTGGCAGACTGGCAGCTGTTTCATTTCCGGCGGAATCCCGCGAACGTCGGCAGGGTCCTTGACACTGGACTCTGGCGATTCAGTCGTCATCCAAACTACTTTGGCGAATTCACGGTTTGGTGGGGATTCTTTCTGCTGACACAGGCCTGCGGTGTTTCCATCCTCGCGATCACCTCTCCGATTCTGATGAGCCTGTTTCTGCTGCGTATCTCCGGCGTCACTCTGATGGAAAAGGACATCTCCCAACGGCGCCCGGAATATCAACACTACGCCGCTGTGACCAACACCTTCTTTCCGGGACCGCGAAAAAAGATGGATCAGGCCGGTGACGTCGGACAGTCCCCCTGA
- a CDS encoding DUF1559 domain-containing protein, protein MTNPLQKSAVVPHHRRGGISARTVVSLILAAAFFVIVLPVAIALILPAIQQARESARRTESKNTMKALGLAIHNYHDTYGMLPPASIATPAYRFDLLSSNSGSAIQEPKVPVKTVAFQQPPRVTGVAPSDAGSFMEFAEAAIASDPSLAVQPFEPFTENSLGAETVAPLDVTESHQHHSSWMTALLPYVGRLDVWNQIDPDQPWDSARNLPASMTAVKEFHLTGLVASRPESIMSGKFGASHYAANAQLLKLNGSVRFHHISDGLSNTILLGTVTTGLAPWAGSGSLRDPGHGIGAATNQFSYPSLPVALFLMGDGSVTVLPSSTSPQVLNALAGPDDGAAIAF, encoded by the coding sequence ATGACAAACCCTCTACAGAAGTCAGCTGTCGTCCCGCATCATCGTCGTGGTGGTATCTCAGCTCGGACCGTTGTATCGCTGATTCTGGCAGCCGCGTTCTTCGTTATTGTGTTGCCTGTCGCGATCGCTCTGATTCTTCCTGCCATTCAGCAAGCCAGGGAATCCGCGAGACGGACCGAATCGAAGAACACAATGAAGGCACTTGGTCTGGCGATACACAACTATCACGATACCTACGGGATGCTTCCACCAGCGTCGATTGCTACGCCCGCCTACAGGTTCGATTTGCTATCATCAAACTCCGGTTCTGCAATCCAGGAACCAAAGGTGCCTGTCAAAACGGTAGCGTTCCAGCAGCCCCCTCGTGTCACCGGCGTGGCTCCTTCAGACGCAGGTTCATTTATGGAGTTTGCCGAAGCGGCGATCGCCAGCGATCCTTCACTGGCTGTTCAGCCATTTGAGCCGTTTACGGAGAACTCTTTGGGTGCAGAGACTGTAGCTCCGCTGGACGTTACAGAGAGTCACCAGCACCACAGCAGCTGGATGACTGCCTTGCTGCCCTACGTTGGACGTTTGGATGTCTGGAATCAAATTGATCCGGATCAACCCTGGGATAGCGCACGCAACCTGCCAGCGTCAATGACTGCTGTGAAGGAGTTTCATCTGACGGGGCTCGTGGCGAGTCGGCCGGAAAGCATAATGTCCGGAAAGTTTGGTGCCTCACACTACGCAGCGAATGCTCAGCTCCTGAAGCTGAATGGGTCGGTTCGATTTCATCACATTTCCGACGGATTATCGAATACAATTCTGCTCGGGACAGTCACTACAGGCCTTGCACCCTGGGCAGGCTCCGGCAGTCTGCGTGATCCCGGCCATGGTATCGGAGCGGCCACAAATCAATTCTCTTACCCGAGCTTGCCCGTTGCCCTGTTCCTGATGGGTGATGGCAGCGTTACGGTTCTCCCTTCATCCACTTCCCCGCAAGTGCTCAATGCACTGGCTGGTCCCGATGACGGAGCCGCAATTGCTTTTTGA
- a CDS encoding NF038122 family metalloprotease, translating into MSKVEFQDRYLPRIERTFDAVTDSDSRDFGAQRMNANPSRLQRVTIALLCLFVGSQAVQAGVIFNLTDTGGAGIGTQARAGFEAAAAFWSSKFSDNVFVNLNIGFTTLGPNILGSASSTQQLNSYTDFRNAIAADMTSFHDATFSGSLPGGASFDPYINRTSDNPNGFGSATPYVDADGGANNTQVRINTATAKALGLLSANAAASDASITFSDAFTFDFDPSDGITAGAFDFVGVAIHEIGHALGFVSGVDILDINSPPVNGPFLDNQFTFVSPLDFTRFSIDSETAGADIDWTADARAKYFSIDGGATIFQNNAFSTGFYFGDGHQASHWKDDMGFGIMDPTLAPGELGVPSELDFIALDVIGWDRMSISAVPEPSSTALMSLIALAFVRRSRRQRDDPSANAEAT; encoded by the coding sequence ATGAGCAAAGTTGAATTCCAGGACCGTTATCTTCCTCGAATTGAGCGGACGTTTGATGCTGTCACTGATTCCGACTCCAGAGACTTCGGGGCCCAACGAATGAATGCAAATCCTTCCCGGTTGCAGCGCGTCACCATTGCATTGCTTTGTCTTTTTGTCGGTTCTCAGGCGGTGCAGGCCGGGGTCATCTTCAATTTGACTGATACGGGTGGGGCAGGAATCGGTACGCAGGCTCGTGCCGGATTCGAAGCGGCTGCTGCCTTTTGGTCGTCCAAATTCAGTGACAACGTTTTCGTCAATCTGAATATAGGTTTCACGACGCTGGGGCCGAATATTCTGGGGTCGGCCAGCTCCACTCAGCAGTTGAATAGTTACACTGATTTCCGCAATGCAATCGCTGCAGATATGACGTCATTCCATGACGCAACGTTCTCCGGCAGCCTTCCCGGAGGTGCCAGTTTTGATCCATACATTAATCGGACTTCCGACAACCCAAACGGGTTCGGAAGTGCAACCCCATATGTTGACGCGGACGGAGGCGCCAACAATACTCAGGTTCGAATCAACACGGCCACAGCGAAAGCGTTGGGATTGTTGTCCGCAAATGCTGCTGCATCGGATGCTTCGATTACGTTCAGCGACGCATTCACTTTCGATTTCGATCCGTCCGATGGCATCACAGCGGGTGCGTTCGACTTTGTTGGTGTTGCCATCCACGAAATTGGCCACGCTCTGGGGTTTGTGAGTGGAGTGGACATTCTGGATATCAATTCCCCACCCGTGAATGGGCCATTCCTTGACAATCAATTCACCTTTGTTTCGCCACTCGATTTTACCCGATTCTCAATTGACAGCGAAACTGCCGGGGCCGACATCGACTGGACGGCTGACGCTCGTGCCAAGTACTTCTCCATCGATGGAGGGGCGACCATATTCCAGAACAATGCCTTTTCAACCGGTTTTTACTTCGGCGATGGTCATCAGGCGAGTCACTGGAAGGACGACATGGGATTCGGAATCATGGATCCCACGCTGGCCCCGGGAGAACTGGGCGTGCCATCAGAACTGGATTTCATCGCGTTGGACGTGATCGGCTGGGACCGAATGAGCATCTCGGCAGTTCCCGAACCATCCTCTACCGCCCTGATGAGTCTTATTGCGTTGGCTTTTGTGAGGCGATCGCGACGTCAGAGAGATGATCCTTCGGCAAATGCCGAAGCCACCTGA
- a CDS encoding UbiD family decarboxylase — MGYRNLQECVTDLERTGHLVRIRHPIDANLEAAEIHRRVYASGGPAILFENVRDCRFPMVSNLFGTMDRARFIFRDALKGVETLVRLKKDPGELLRHPLRIPSVLRTLLSMRCATRRNGPVMECRTTLDQLPRMKSWPDDGGAFITLPEVYTEHPDRPGYIHSNLGMYRVQISGNQYASNQVGLHYQIHRSIGFHHAAAIAKNEPLRVNIFVGGPPSMAVAAVMPLPDGIPEVAFAGALSRRAVRMIPQTNGPMICAEADFCLSGTIDAEHLMPEGPFGDHLGYYSLVHDFPVVNVDTVYHRKDAIWPFTVVGRPPQEDTVFGELIHEITGPAIPTVLPGVHAVHAVDASGVHPLLLAIGSERYVPYAADRQPQELLTNANAILGQGQLSLAKYLMIIAKEDDPSLDISDVRAFLIHLLQRIDWTRDLHFQTCTTIDTLDYSGAGLNSGSKLVMAAAGTCRRQLPEKIPDDLSLPEGFRNPRLCLPGVIAVQAPVWNAAPHAEDVSPSIFCQAFHDRSPINQFPLILLVDDSEFTAASLSNMLWVTFTRSNPAADIYGIDSFVLRKHWGCRGSLVIDARLKSHMAPALEPDPEVSRRVDELGAPGGPLHGLV, encoded by the coding sequence ATGGGATACCGAAATCTACAGGAATGCGTGACCGACCTGGAACGCACGGGCCATTTGGTCAGAATTCGGCATCCCATTGACGCCAATCTGGAGGCAGCGGAAATTCATCGCCGAGTCTACGCGTCCGGTGGGCCGGCCATTCTTTTTGAGAATGTGCGTGACTGCCGATTTCCGATGGTGAGCAACCTTTTTGGAACGATGGATCGGGCTCGCTTTATCTTTCGAGATGCCCTGAAGGGAGTGGAAACGCTGGTCCGCCTGAAAAAGGATCCCGGCGAATTGTTGCGTCACCCGCTGCGAATTCCATCCGTGCTGCGGACCCTGCTTTCCATGCGCTGCGCGACCCGAAGAAATGGTCCGGTGATGGAGTGCAGAACGACATTAGATCAGTTGCCTCGCATGAAATCGTGGCCAGACGATGGTGGCGCGTTTATCACGCTGCCCGAAGTTTACACCGAACATCCTGATCGACCCGGATACATCCATTCAAATCTTGGGATGTATCGGGTGCAGATCAGCGGCAACCAGTATGCATCAAATCAGGTTGGGCTTCATTATCAGATTCATCGCAGCATCGGCTTCCATCATGCCGCTGCCATTGCAAAGAATGAACCACTGCGCGTGAACATCTTTGTCGGGGGGCCACCCTCAATGGCGGTGGCCGCTGTTATGCCTTTACCCGATGGAATTCCTGAAGTGGCCTTTGCCGGCGCGTTGTCGCGACGCGCAGTTCGAATGATCCCTCAGACCAATGGCCCAATGATCTGCGCAGAAGCCGACTTCTGTCTTTCAGGGACAATCGACGCAGAACATCTGATGCCCGAAGGACCTTTTGGTGACCATCTGGGGTACTACAGCCTTGTACATGACTTCCCTGTTGTGAATGTCGACACTGTGTATCACCGCAAAGACGCTATCTGGCCTTTCACGGTCGTCGGCCGACCACCTCAGGAAGATACGGTGTTTGGCGAGTTGATTCATGAAATCACCGGACCGGCGATTCCGACGGTATTGCCGGGCGTTCATGCTGTCCATGCCGTGGATGCTTCGGGCGTACACCCGTTGCTGCTTGCAATCGGTAGCGAACGGTATGTTCCCTACGCAGCCGATCGGCAGCCTCAGGAATTACTCACCAACGCGAACGCTATCCTTGGACAGGGACAATTGTCGCTGGCCAAATATCTGATGATTATCGCAAAGGAAGACGACCCATCGCTGGATATCAGCGACGTTCGGGCATTTCTGATACACCTGCTGCAAAGAATCGACTGGACTCGCGACCTGCATTTCCAAACATGCACAACAATCGACACGCTCGACTATTCCGGTGCAGGTCTTAACAGTGGTTCAAAACTTGTGATGGCAGCGGCAGGAACGTGCCGTCGACAGTTACCGGAGAAAATTCCCGATGACTTGTCACTTCCCGAAGGATTCCGGAATCCTCGCCTTTGTCTTCCCGGCGTCATTGCCGTTCAGGCTCCCGTATGGAATGCAGCCCCCCATGCTGAAGACGTTTCGCCATCCATTTTTTGCCAGGCCTTTCACGACCGGTCGCCCATCAATCAGTTTCCGCTGATCCTGCTGGTTGACGACAGCGAATTCACCGCCGCCAGTCTCAGTAATATGCTTTGGGTAACATTCACTCGGTCGAACCCAGCTGCAGATATCTACGGAATTGACTCGTTTGTGTTGCGGAAGCACTGGGGTTGCCGGGGTTCACTGGTCATCGATGCGAGATTGAAATCGCACATGGCTCCTGCACTTGAGCCAGACCCGGAAGTCAGCCGTCGTGTGGATGAACTTGGAGCACCAGGCGGGCCGCTTCATGGCCTTGTGTAG
- a CDS encoding lipase family protein codes for MNKSKQTEITVHSRVTSPIEQKSHLRRSLLFAELASLSYYDEVIVGPVAESIGLTSVRFFDRDGAQAYLLWNDTDCVVACRGTEPHEWNDIKADANAVAVVTETLGKVHKGFNDEVNDLWPMLEDALVANQKTLWFCGHSLGGAMATICAGRCYLSEIKSTPRALFTYGSPRVGDKQFVNFVKLDHSRWVNNNDIVTRVPPAWMGYRHAGVEYYLNRFGRLQKINGILRVRDRIRGFLGGLLQFRIDQFSDHSIDRYVEYILSELQAEEGGA; via the coding sequence ATGAACAAATCGAAACAAACGGAAATAACCGTCCATTCTCGAGTGACTTCGCCAATTGAGCAGAAGAGCCATCTGCGGAGGTCGTTATTGTTCGCCGAATTAGCCTCGCTGTCCTACTACGATGAAGTCATTGTCGGTCCGGTGGCCGAATCGATCGGGCTAACCAGCGTTCGATTTTTTGACCGCGATGGTGCGCAGGCCTACCTGTTGTGGAATGACACAGATTGCGTTGTGGCGTGCCGCGGCACAGAACCACACGAATGGAATGACATCAAGGCTGATGCCAACGCTGTCGCCGTCGTTACGGAAACTCTGGGAAAGGTCCACAAAGGGTTCAACGACGAGGTCAACGATCTGTGGCCGATGCTCGAAGATGCACTGGTTGCCAACCAGAAAACACTCTGGTTCTGCGGTCATTCACTGGGAGGTGCGATGGCGACCATCTGCGCGGGACGCTGCTATTTGTCCGAGATCAAGTCAACTCCGCGAGCATTGTTCACTTACGGCAGCCCGCGCGTCGGTGACAAACAGTTTGTCAACTTCGTCAAACTGGATCACAGCCGCTGGGTGAACAACAACGATATTGTGACACGTGTGCCCCCCGCCTGGATGGGTTATCGACACGCCGGTGTTGAATATTACCTGAATCGATTCGGTCGCCTCCAGAAGATCAACGGTATTCTTCGTGTCCGTGACAGGATCCGAGGTTTCCTGGGAGGACTCCTACAATTCAGGATTGACCAATTCTCCGATCATTCCATTGACCGTTACGTGGAATACATCCTGTCAGAACTACAGGCAGAAGAGGGGGGCGCTTAG
- a CDS encoding DUF1080 domain-containing protein, with translation MFRQCVKTGLFAVATVITSCGAFANDGWVNLFDGKTLDGWKPAVLGKAEYSVVDGTIYGKTVEGSPNSFLMSEKEFGDFELEFEVKVHDELNSGVQIRSREKTEADVAVDHSKGGNGLHRFHGPQVEIEASPGQAGYIYGEAAVVDGKATGWLSEEPKDPNHSHSFMKNGEWNKFRVVAKGNHIQTWINGHEVASLVHEGIYKTHPRGHIGLQVHGIRAGTGPFDVAWRNVRIKELK, from the coding sequence ATGTTTCGACAGTGTGTAAAAACCGGATTGTTCGCCGTGGCAACAGTGATCACCAGCTGTGGTGCCTTCGCAAACGACGGCTGGGTAAATCTGTTTGATGGCAAGACGCTGGATGGCTGGAAACCAGCTGTTCTGGGAAAAGCCGAGTACAGTGTTGTTGACGGGACTATCTACGGTAAGACTGTTGAAGGCAGCCCCAATTCATTCCTGATGAGCGAGAAGGAATTTGGTGACTTCGAACTGGAATTCGAAGTCAAGGTGCATGATGAGCTGAACTCCGGCGTGCAGATTCGGTCGCGTGAAAAGACGGAAGCCGATGTTGCAGTGGATCATTCCAAAGGTGGCAACGGCCTGCATCGCTTTCATGGGCCTCAGGTTGAAATTGAAGCGAGTCCGGGGCAGGCGGGCTATATCTACGGTGAAGCCGCTGTGGTTGACGGCAAGGCAACAGGCTGGCTCTCAGAAGAGCCGAAAGATCCAAATCACTCTCATTCTTTCATGAAGAACGGTGAGTGGAACAAGTTTCGAGTTGTCGCAAAGGGGAATCACATTCAAACGTGGATCAACGGACACGAAGTCGCCAGTCTTGTCCACGAAGGAATCTACAAGACCCACCCCAGGGGGCACATCGGTCTGCAGGTCCATGGAATACGTGCAGGGACTGGACCGTTCGATGTGGCCTGGCGCAACGTCCGTATTAAAGAACTGAAATAA